The Trueperaceae bacterium genome includes a window with the following:
- a CDS encoding DUF3352 domain-containing protein yields MRTTATKLLLTVALGLAGAAAAADLPRFLPAETLFAVGVEGLSEHEAKARPFIEEWERLNLTELLETAFAEEVGEEPTEVPELGAGLLDLLGREAWLAVSASQFNPLPAVTVLALVTPEGMAAVQDLLAEVETAGESEQMTEGDVTFTVVTPADEEEIPTPIAYALFDDVVLVSTNPDVARGVLRRYQGASEPNLAESSGYLGTIGALRSGNAYTYLDLAAAVDVAAPFAAGMGVDALVERLGAAADTAGVYGSVTTITDDGFQSLSVRVLGSEQGDPQLYDLLSGGGPVSDDALAFVPPTALGVSVGTANLPGWWSWIGDVVASDPSLGITDLDQMVMDAVGLDPQRALFGWMGEEFAAITMGYGAATAMPTDLTNPLGESVYLVEATDEAAASAGLNEFFTLATGFASTMMDPMGEGGMVAPAQRDVGGVAVTDWQLAEGFTISVAVTDGYALIATTPQAMDAALGARNGGATLSATLSPLRGRVPDGVTSFTLSDDRAALGFATQTLVDQFGMLSGMAGGDIDFEAVEAASSALSEFLAFVTERFSGSVSYSTVDGATVTSEGYSFVDW; encoded by the coding sequence ATGAGAACCACCGCCACGAAGCTCCTGCTGACGGTAGCGCTCGGCCTGGCCGGCGCCGCCGCGGCCGCCGACCTGCCCCGCTTCCTGCCCGCGGAGACCCTCTTCGCCGTGGGCGTCGAGGGCCTGTCCGAGCACGAGGCCAAGGCGCGGCCGTTCATCGAGGAGTGGGAGCGCCTGAACCTCACCGAGCTCCTCGAGACGGCCTTCGCCGAGGAGGTGGGCGAGGAGCCGACGGAGGTGCCCGAGCTGGGCGCCGGCCTCCTCGACCTGCTCGGCCGCGAGGCCTGGCTGGCCGTCTCGGCGTCGCAGTTCAACCCGCTGCCGGCCGTCACGGTGCTGGCGCTCGTCACGCCGGAGGGCATGGCGGCGGTGCAGGACCTGCTGGCGGAGGTCGAGACCGCGGGCGAGTCAGAGCAGATGACCGAGGGGGACGTGACCTTCACGGTCGTCACGCCGGCTGACGAGGAGGAGATCCCCACGCCCATCGCCTACGCCCTGTTCGACGACGTCGTCCTCGTCTCCACGAACCCCGACGTCGCGCGGGGCGTGCTGCGCCGCTACCAGGGCGCCTCCGAGCCGAACCTCGCCGAGAGCAGCGGCTACCTCGGCACGATCGGGGCGCTGCGCTCCGGCAACGCCTACACCTACCTCGACCTCGCCGCCGCGGTCGACGTCGCCGCGCCCTTCGCCGCCGGGATGGGCGTCGACGCCCTCGTCGAGCGCCTCGGCGCCGCGGCGGACACCGCGGGCGTGTACGGGAGCGTCACGACGATCACCGACGACGGCTTCCAGAGCCTCTCGGTGCGGGTGCTCGGCAGCGAGCAAGGCGACCCGCAGCTCTACGACCTGCTCTCCGGCGGCGGTCCCGTGAGCGACGACGCCCTGGCGTTCGTGCCCCCCACGGCGCTGGGCGTCTCCGTCGGCACCGCGAACCTGCCCGGCTGGTGGTCCTGGATAGGGGACGTCGTCGCCTCCGACCCCTCGCTCGGCATCACCGACCTCGACCAGATGGTCATGGACGCCGTCGGCCTCGACCCGCAGCGCGCGCTGTTCGGCTGGATGGGCGAGGAGTTCGCCGCGATCACCATGGGCTACGGCGCGGCCACGGCCATGCCCACCGACCTCACGAACCCGCTGGGCGAGTCCGTCTACCTCGTCGAGGCCACCGACGAGGCCGCCGCGTCCGCCGGGCTGAACGAGTTCTTCACGCTCGCCACCGGCTTCGCCTCCACGATGATGGACCCGATGGGCGAGGGCGGCATGGTCGCGCCGGCGCAGCGCGACGTCGGCGGGGTCGCCGTCACCGACTGGCAGCTCGCCGAGGGCTTCACGATCAGCGTCGCGGTCACGGACGGCTACGCGCTCATCGCCACCACGCCACAGGCCATGGACGCCGCGCTCGGCGCCCGCAACGGCGGCGCCACGCTCTCGGCGACCCTGTCGCCGCTGCGCGGCCGCGTGCCCGACGGGGTGACCTCGTTCACGCTCTCCGACGACCGCGCCGCGCTGGGGTTCGCCACGCAGACGCTCGTCGACCAGTTCGGGATGCTCAGCGGCATGGCCGGCGGCGACATCGACTTCGAGGCCGTGGAGGCGGCCAGCTCCGCCCTCTCCGAGTTCCTCGCGTTCGTCACCGAGAGGTTCAGCGGCTCGGTGTCTTACAGCACCGTCGACGGCGCGACGGTCACGAGCGAGGGCTACTCGTTCGTCGACTGGTGA
- the coaE gene encoding dephospho-CoA kinase (Dephospho-CoA kinase (CoaE) performs the final step in coenzyme A biosynthesis.) yields the protein MAEPVSSAGPASAGGGPRRGARPVRVGLTGSIGAGKSTVARLLSRLGAAVIDADALAREATEDPEVLAGIARELGEDLVVAGPGGPTLDRAATAARVFGDPEALARLNGIVHPWVRRRAADLMTALERSPAPPPAIVHDVPLLFEAGLQGDYDVVVVVDAPPEVRARRLAARSGLSAEEVARREAAQMPAHEKVARADHVVVNAGDLGELEDRVARLWRELTSRRTSSPRS from the coding sequence ATGGCGGAACCGGTGAGCAGCGCCGGCCCGGCGAGCGCGGGCGGGGGTCCTCGCCGCGGGGCGCGGCCCGTGCGGGTGGGCCTCACGGGCAGCATCGGCGCGGGCAAGTCGACGGTAGCGCGGCTGCTGTCTCGTCTGGGGGCCGCGGTCATCGATGCCGACGCCCTGGCCCGCGAGGCGACCGAGGACCCCGAGGTGCTCGCCGGCATCGCGCGCGAGCTGGGCGAGGACCTGGTGGTGGCCGGGCCGGGAGGTCCTACGCTCGACCGAGCGGCCACGGCCGCGCGGGTGTTCGGCGACCCGGAGGCGCTGGCCAGGCTCAACGGCATCGTCCACCCCTGGGTGAGGAGGCGCGCCGCCGACCTGATGACCGCGCTGGAGCGCTCGCCGGCGCCGCCTCCGGCGATCGTTCACGACGTGCCGCTGCTCTTCGAGGCGGGCCTGCAGGGCGACTACGACGTCGTCGTGGTCGTCGACGCCCCGCCCGAGGTGAGGGCGCGGCGGCTGGCCGCGCGCTCCGGGCTGAGCGCCGAGGAGGTCGCGCGGCGCGAGGCCGCCCAGATGCCCGCCCACGAGAAGGTCGCCCGCGCGGACCACGTGGTGGTCAACGCGGGCGACCTGGGCGAGCTAGAGGATCGGGTGGCGCGCCTGTGGCGCGAGCTCACCAGTCGACGAACGAGTAGCCCTCGCTCGTGA
- a CDS encoding HD domain-containing protein codes for MRPARARRAVRPRDLDPGAFAPWPEGGLLVGGAVRDALLGQEPRDLDWLVPDPHAACEAAAAAVGGSCFPLDEERGHWRAVAPGGAATHDFAPLRGDVAEDLRRRDLTVNALALDPDGRVHDPTGGLADLRSGTVRMTSEAALRADTVRPLRAVRFAAGLGFALHPSTSASVRAAADDLRAGRLPAPAPERVRDELTALLTGRDPAGALALADELGLLETFLPELTAGRGVDQGPLHHLDVLGHSLEALRVLDATFPEASLAERLATLLHDVGKPVTAAPGPAGRPTFHGHDAAGADLVRAALSRLRFDGATVRRAAELVRRHMLPLPATERAARRFAHRHRALLPDLLRVMLADREAARGRAASAPARVRYRLAMSRVLAALEEQPEAPPLLTGEDVMALLGIPPGPRVGEALRLVAEARAVGDVKDREGAARLLRRYADAQGWDGSRG; via the coding sequence ATGAGGCCGGCCCGCGCCCGCCGCGCCGTCCGTCCGCGCGACCTCGACCCCGGCGCGTTCGCGCCGTGGCCGGAGGGCGGCCTGCTCGTGGGCGGCGCCGTGCGCGACGCGCTGCTCGGCCAGGAACCGCGGGACCTCGACTGGCTGGTGCCCGACCCGCACGCGGCCTGCGAGGCCGCGGCAGCGGCCGTCGGCGGCTCCTGCTTCCCCCTCGACGAGGAGCGCGGCCACTGGCGCGCCGTGGCGCCGGGCGGCGCGGCCACCCACGACTTCGCGCCGCTGCGGGGCGATGTGGCCGAGGACCTGAGGCGGCGTGACCTCACCGTCAACGCCCTCGCCCTCGACCCGGACGGGCGCGTGCACGACCCGACCGGGGGCCTCGCCGACCTGCGTTCCGGCACCGTGAGGATGACGTCGGAGGCGGCGCTGCGCGCCGACACCGTGAGGCCGCTGCGGGCCGTGCGCTTCGCCGCGGGCCTGGGCTTCGCGCTCCACCCTTCCACGTCCGCGTCCGTGCGCGCGGCCGCCGACGACCTGCGGGCGGGGCGGCTGCCCGCCCCCGCCCCCGAGCGCGTGCGGGACGAGCTGACGGCGCTCCTCACCGGCCGGGACCCGGCGGGCGCGCTCGCCCTCGCCGACGAGCTCGGGCTCCTCGAGACGTTCCTGCCCGAGCTCACGGCCGGCCGCGGCGTCGACCAAGGACCGCTCCACCACCTCGACGTCCTGGGCCACTCGCTCGAGGCGCTGCGGGTGCTCGACGCCACGTTCCCCGAGGCGAGCCTGGCGGAGCGCCTGGCGACGCTGCTCCACGACGTCGGCAAGCCGGTCACGGCGGCCCCCGGACCGGCGGGCAGGCCCACCTTCCACGGCCACGACGCCGCGGGCGCCGACCTGGTGCGGGCGGCGCTGTCGCGCCTGCGCTTCGACGGCGCCACGGTGCGTCGGGCGGCCGAGCTGGTGAGGCGCCACATGCTCCCGCTGCCGGCGACGGAGCGCGCCGCCCGGCGCTTCGCTCACCGGCACCGCGCCCTGCTGCCCGACCTGCTGAGGGTGATGCTCGCCGACAGGGAGGCGGCCCGCGGCAGGGCCGCCAGCGCCCCCGCGCGCGTGCGCTACCGCCTGGCGATGAGCCGCGTGCTGGCCGCGCTCGAGGAGCAGCCGGAGGCGCCGCCGCTGCTCACCGGCGAGGACGTCATGGCGCTGCTCGGCATACCGCCCGGACCCCGCGTGGGCGAGGCGCTGCGGCTCGTGGCCGAGGCGAGGGCCGTGGGCGACGTGAAGGACCGCGAGGGCGCCGCGCGCCTGCTCAGGCGCTACGCGGACGCCCAGGGCTGGGACGGTTCGCGGGGCTGA
- the galE gene encoding UDP-glucose 4-epimerase GalE, with the protein MNVLVTGGAGYIGSVTAQALLDAGHGVVVVDDLSTGHRAAVPGGARLVVQDVTDAAAVARLMREEGVEAVMHFAALSLVGESMQQPLRYYRRNVGGAIALLEACAEAGVRRFVLSSTAAVYGTPAAVPIPETAELRPESVYGETKLAIERLLHWLAATQGLGYAALRYFNAAGAAAGRGEDHRPETHLIPLVLQAALGRRDEVRVFGTDYPTADGTAVRDYVHVEDLASAHVLALEALRPGSGAAYNLGNGEGFSVRRVVEVCREVTGADLRVVEAPRRPGDPPVLVADAAKAAAELGWRPRRTSLEEIVASAWAWHSANPDGYGA; encoded by the coding sequence ATGAACGTGCTCGTCACCGGCGGCGCCGGCTACATCGGCAGCGTCACGGCCCAGGCGCTCCTGGACGCGGGCCACGGCGTCGTCGTCGTCGACGACCTCTCGACGGGCCACCGCGCCGCGGTGCCGGGAGGCGCGCGCCTCGTCGTCCAGGACGTGACCGACGCCGCCGCCGTCGCCCGCCTCATGCGGGAGGAGGGCGTCGAGGCCGTCATGCACTTCGCCGCGCTCTCGCTCGTCGGCGAGTCGATGCAGCAGCCGCTGCGCTACTACCGCCGCAACGTCGGCGGCGCCATCGCCCTGCTCGAGGCCTGCGCCGAGGCCGGCGTGCGGCGCTTCGTGCTCTCCTCGACCGCGGCCGTCTACGGCACGCCCGCCGCCGTGCCGATCCCCGAGACGGCGGAGCTGCGCCCGGAGAGCGTCTACGGCGAGACGAAGCTGGCGATCGAGCGGCTGCTGCACTGGCTCGCCGCGACCCAGGGCCTCGGGTACGCGGCCCTGCGCTACTTCAACGCCGCCGGCGCCGCGGCGGGGCGCGGCGAGGACCACAGGCCGGAGACCCACCTCATCCCGCTGGTGCTGCAGGCCGCGCTGGGGCGGAGGGACGAGGTGAGGGTGTTCGGGACCGACTACCCCACCGCCGACGGCACCGCGGTGCGCGACTACGTCCACGTCGAGGACCTGGCCTCCGCCCACGTGCTCGCCCTCGAGGCGCTGCGCCCCGGCAGCGGCGCCGCCTACAACCTCGGCAACGGCGAGGGCTTCTCGGTGCGGCGTGTCGTCGAGGTGTGCCGCGAGGTCACGGGCGCCGACCTGCGCGTGGTCGAGGCGCCTCGCCGTCCCGGCGACCCGCCGGTGCTGGTCGCCGACGCCGCGAAGGCCGCCGCCGAGCTGGGCTGGCGTCCGCGGCGCACGTCCCTCGAGGAGATCGTGGCCTCGGCCTGGGCCTGGCACAGCGCCAACCCGGACGGCTACGGCGCGTGA
- the ribH gene encoding 6,7-dimethyl-8-ribityllumazine synthase has translation MAELVGQATGAGRRFAVVVSRFNSLVTERLLAGALDAFARHGVPEEAVDVARVPGAFEIPLVAERLASSGAYGAVVALGAVVRGETSHYDHVCQAVTSGVLRASLDTGVPVLFGVLTTDTMEQALDRAGGKAGNKGAEAAVAAIEMANLVAQVSGQPTN, from the coding sequence GTGGCCGAGCTCGTCGGCCAGGCCACCGGGGCGGGCCGCCGCTTCGCGGTGGTCGTGAGCCGCTTCAACTCCCTCGTCACCGAGCGGCTCCTCGCCGGCGCCCTCGACGCCTTCGCTCGCCACGGCGTGCCGGAGGAGGCCGTCGACGTGGCCCGGGTGCCGGGCGCGTTCGAGATCCCGCTCGTCGCCGAGCGCCTGGCCTCCAGCGGCGCCTACGGGGCCGTCGTCGCCCTGGGCGCGGTGGTCCGCGGCGAGACCTCGCACTACGACCACGTCTGCCAGGCCGTGACCAGCGGCGTCCTGCGCGCCTCGCTCGACACCGGCGTGCCGGTGCTGTTCGGGGTGCTCACGACCGACACCATGGAGCAGGCGCTCGACAGGGCCGGCGGCAAGGCCGGCAACAAGGGCGCCGAGGCTGCCGTGGCGGCGATCGAGATGGCGAACCTCGTCGCGCAGGTCTCCGGCCAGCCGACGAACTGA